In Cloacibacterium caeni, a single window of DNA contains:
- the rplI gene encoding 50S ribosomal protein L9, whose translation MEIILKKDVENLGLEFDTVNVKPGYARNFLIPQGFALLATPKNKAALEATLEARKEEEAKLVAAATAIVEKLKATPVTITAKAGTGDKLFGSINNANLAEALAKAGVEVDKKYIKIPGNTIKRTGKFSAKVRPHRNVEYEYEFEVVSDVATEEANTEA comes from the coding sequence ATGGAAATTATCCTAAAAAAAGACGTAGAAAACTTAGGTCTTGAGTTTGATACTGTAAACGTAAAACCTGGTTATGCTAGAAATTTCTTAATTCCTCAAGGTTTTGCACTTCTTGCTACTCCTAAAAACAAAGCAGCTCTAGAAGCTACTTTAGAAGCTAGAAAAGAAGAAGAAGCTAAATTAGTAGCTGCAGCTACTGCAATTGTTGAAAAACTAAAAGCTACTCCTGTTACTATTACTGCTAAAGCTGGTACAGGTGATAAACTTTTCGGTTCTATCAATAATGCAAACTTAGCAGAAGCTCTTGCTAAAGCTGGTGTAGAAGTTGATAAAAAATACATCAAAATCCCTGGTAATACAATCAAGAGAACTGGTAAATTCTCTGCTAAAGTAAGACCACACAGAAACGTAGAATACGAATATGAATTCGAAGTTGTTTCTGATGTAGCAACTGAAGAAGCAAACACTGAAGCTTAA
- the lysS gene encoding lysine--tRNA ligase, whose product MSLSEQEIIRREKLQKLTEMGINAFPADEYKITDTTKSIKNDFAEGKKVKIAGRLMSRRIQGKASFAELQDSEGRIQVYFNRDEICTGEDKTLYNEVYKHLLDIGDIIGVEGELFKTQVGEMTVMVKNFTLLTKALRPLPQPRTDENGVIHDAFNDPELRYRQRYVDLTVNPHVKEIFVKRTKLFNAMREFFNNAGYFEVETPILQAIPGGAAARPFITHHNALDIPLYMRIANELYLKRLIVGGFDGVYEFSKNFRNEGMDRTHNPEFTAMEIYVAYKDYNWMMDFTEKLLEFCAVSVNGTPESQFGEHTINWKAPYPRVSMTEAIQKFTGFDITGKNEDELRDFAKSIGIEVDETMGKGKLIDEIFGEKCEGNFIQPTFITDYPIEMSPLTKKHRSKEGLTERFELMVCGKEIANAYSELNDPIDQRERFESQMALSERGDDEAMFIDQDFLRALEYGMPPTSGLGIGMDRLIMFLTNNASIQEVLFFPQMRPEKAVPKVELNEDDKIIIEILEKNGGEMSLAEVKTQSQFSGKKWDKTSKNLTKLNVVKVEKTDDDLLMKLV is encoded by the coding sequence ATGTCTTTATCAGAACAGGAAATCATCAGAAGAGAGAAATTACAGAAACTGACCGAAATGGGAATAAACGCATTCCCAGCAGATGAATATAAAATTACGGATACTACTAAGTCTATCAAGAACGATTTTGCTGAAGGAAAAAAAGTGAAAATCGCAGGTAGATTAATGTCTAGAAGAATTCAAGGGAAGGCTTCTTTCGCAGAATTACAGGATTCTGAAGGCAGAATTCAGGTGTATTTTAATCGTGATGAAATCTGTACTGGCGAAGATAAAACGCTTTATAATGAAGTTTATAAACATCTTTTAGATATTGGTGATATCATCGGTGTAGAAGGAGAATTGTTTAAAACTCAAGTGGGAGAAATGACGGTAATGGTGAAAAACTTTACGTTATTAACCAAAGCACTTCGTCCGCTTCCTCAACCTAGAACTGATGAAAATGGAGTAATTCATGATGCTTTTAATGACCCAGAACTTAGATACAGACAGCGTTATGTAGATTTGACGGTGAATCCTCACGTAAAAGAAATTTTCGTAAAGAGAACCAAGTTGTTCAATGCAATGCGTGAGTTTTTCAATAATGCCGGTTATTTCGAAGTTGAAACGCCTATTTTGCAGGCAATTCCTGGTGGAGCTGCTGCAAGACCTTTCATTACGCATCATAATGCACTAGATATTCCATTGTACATGAGAATTGCAAACGAATTATATCTGAAAAGATTAATCGTAGGTGGTTTTGATGGGGTTTATGAATTTTCTAAAAATTTCCGTAACGAAGGAATGGATAGAACGCACAATCCAGAGTTTACCGCGATGGAAATTTATGTGGCGTACAAAGATTACAACTGGATGATGGATTTCACTGAGAAATTGTTAGAATTCTGTGCGGTTTCTGTTAACGGAACTCCAGAATCTCAGTTTGGTGAACATACCATCAATTGGAAAGCTCCATATCCAAGAGTTTCGATGACGGAAGCGATTCAGAAATTCACGGGTTTTGATATTACTGGAAAAAACGAAGATGAATTGCGTGATTTTGCAAAATCTATCGGGATTGAAGTAGATGAAACGATGGGTAAAGGAAAATTAATTGATGAGATTTTCGGAGAAAAATGCGAAGGAAACTTTATTCAGCCAACTTTCATTACCGATTATCCAATCGAAATGTCGCCTTTAACTAAAAAACACAGAAGCAAAGAAGGTCTTACCGAACGTTTTGAATTAATGGTTTGTGGTAAAGAAATTGCCAATGCATATTCAGAGTTGAATGATCCAATTGATCAAAGAGAACGTTTCGAGTCTCAAATGGCGCTTTCTGAGCGTGGTGATGACGAGGCAATGTTCATAGACCAAGATTTCTTAAGAGCGTTAGAATATGGAATGCCACCAACTTCAGGTTTGGGAATTGGTATGGATAGATTAATTATGTTCTTGACCAATAATGCATCTATTCAAGAAGTATTGTTCTTTCCGCAAATGAGACCAGAAAAAGCGGTTCCAAAAGTAGAATTGAATGAAGATGATAAAATTATCATTGAGATTTTAGAAAAAAATGGAGGTGAAATGAGTTTAGCTGAGGTAAAAACGCAATCTCAATTTTCAGGAAAAAAATGGGACAAAACCTCTAAAAACCTTACCAAACTGAATGTAGTGAAAGTAGAGAAAACAGATGATGATTTGTTAATGAAATTAGTGTAA
- a CDS encoding c-type cytochrome codes for MKRVILTLAFGALVAVSCSKKEEPVKETNVMLPEPTEQTAATAAATPEEEGKALIAGSDCLTCHKEDAKLVGPSYQEVAAKYTEADIDMLADKIINGGSGVWGEVPMSAHAGMDKENAKKMVKYILTLKK; via the coding sequence ATGAAAAGAGTAATTTTAACACTAGCTTTCGGTGCATTAGTAGCGGTTTCTTGTTCTAAAAAAGAAGAGCCAGTAAAAGAAACCAATGTAATGTTGCCAGAACCTACAGAACAAACTGCTGCTACAGCTGCTGCAACTCCTGAAGAAGAAGGTAAAGCATTAATCGCAGGTTCAGATTGTCTTACTTGTCACAAAGAAGATGCTAAATTAGTAGGCCCTTCTTATCAAGAAGTAGCGGCAAAATATACTGAAGCAGATATTGATATGTTAGCAGATAAAATCATTAACGGTGGTAGTGGAGTTTGGGGAGAAGTTCCTATGTCTGCTCACGCTGGAATGGATAAAGAAAATGCTAAAAAAATGGTGAAATATATTCTTACCTTAAAAAAATAA
- a CDS encoding GNAT family N-acetyltransferase: MSNFQIRKATPEDTPTIFNLIYKLAVYEKLENDVITTVEELRTNIFEKNYAEVIIAEEDEKPVGFALYFHNFSTFVGKPGIYLEDLFVEPEMRGKGYGKALLVELAKIAKERNCGRLEWSVLDWNTPSIEFYKSLGAKPMDEWTVFRLDKEGIENLAK, from the coding sequence ATGTCCAACTTCCAAATCCGAAAAGCAACACCAGAAGATACACCAACCATCTTCAATTTAATTTACAAACTCGCTGTTTATGAAAAACTTGAAAACGATGTAATCACCACTGTAGAAGAACTCCGCACCAATATTTTTGAAAAAAATTACGCCGAGGTAATCATTGCCGAGGAAGACGAAAAACCTGTTGGTTTTGCACTTTATTTTCACAATTTTTCTACGTTTGTTGGCAAACCTGGTATTTATTTAGAAGACCTTTTTGTAGAACCAGAAATGCGAGGAAAAGGTTATGGAAAAGCACTTTTAGTAGAATTGGCAAAAATCGCCAAAGAAAGAAATTGTGGCAGATTAGAGTGGAGCGTTCTAGATTGGAACACACCTTCCATAGAATTCTATAAATCTCTTGGCGCAAAACCAATGGATGAATGGACGGTTTTCCGCCTAGACAAAGAAGGAATAGAAAATCTAGCAAAATAA
- a CDS encoding dihydrolipoamide acetyltransferase family protein, with the protein MAEYKLILPSMGEGVMEATIISWLYNEGDTVNEDDSVVEIATDKVDSDVPTPVSGKIVKILKHKDEVAKIGEAIAILDISTPLNRTAGEGEAAPVAETPKAEEPKTEVPAAEVVKELEKPLATTSTPQEFSEDAYLSPLVKSIAQEENISEAELKTIKGSGLEGRITKEDILAFVKNRSDEKVEAKVKVEEISPSLQLSNSPTPTLPLSTNEGDEIIPMDRVRKIIADAMVNSKRTSPHVTSFIETDVTNVVKWRAKHKDAFEKREGQKLTFMPIFVKAVVKAIQDFPLINISVDGDKIIKKKNINIGMATALPDGNLIVPVIKNADQLSLSGLAKAINDLAYRARNKKLKPEDTQGATYTISNIGSFGNLMGTPIIPQPQVAILAIGAIVKKPAVLETTDGDVIAIRQLMFMSHSYDHRVVDGSLGGMFLKHVHDYLQNWDMNTEI; encoded by the coding sequence ATGGCAGAATACAAATTAATCCTTCCAAGCATGGGAGAAGGCGTGATGGAAGCTACTATTATCAGTTGGTTATACAATGAAGGCGACACCGTAAATGAAGATGATTCTGTTGTAGAAATTGCTACCGACAAAGTAGACTCTGATGTTCCTACACCAGTTTCTGGGAAAATTGTAAAAATTTTAAAACATAAAGACGAAGTTGCTAAAATTGGTGAAGCAATCGCTATTTTAGACATTTCGACTCCGCTCAATAGAACAGCAGGAGAAGGAGAAGCTGCACCAGTTGCAGAAACTCCGAAAGCAGAAGAGCCTAAAACTGAAGTTCCTGCTGCAGAAGTAGTAAAAGAATTAGAAAAACCTTTAGCTACCACTTCTACTCCTCAAGAATTTTCGGAAGATGCATATCTTTCTCCACTCGTAAAATCTATTGCTCAAGAAGAAAACATCTCTGAAGCAGAACTTAAAACCATTAAAGGTTCTGGTTTAGAAGGCAGAATTACCAAAGAAGACATTTTGGCTTTTGTAAAAAATAGAAGTGATGAAAAGGTTGAGGCAAAGGTAAAGGTTGAGGAAATTTCTCCATCTCTCCAACTCTCCAATTCTCCCACTCCAACTCTCCCACTTTCTACAAATGAAGGTGACGAAATTATCCCAATGGATAGAGTAAGAAAAATCATTGCAGATGCTATGGTTAATTCTAAGAGAACTTCACCGCACGTTACTTCTTTCATAGAAACAGACGTAACAAACGTTGTAAAATGGAGAGCAAAACACAAAGACGCCTTCGAAAAAAGAGAAGGTCAAAAACTTACTTTTATGCCAATTTTTGTAAAAGCGGTAGTAAAAGCCATTCAAGATTTTCCATTAATTAACATTTCAGTCGATGGTGACAAAATCATCAAAAAGAAAAACATTAATATTGGTATGGCAACTGCTTTACCAGACGGAAATCTCATTGTTCCTGTCATTAAAAATGCAGACCAACTTTCGCTTTCAGGTTTAGCAAAAGCAATTAACGATTTAGCGTACAGAGCAAGAAACAAAAAACTGAAACCAGAAGATACGCAAGGTGCTACTTACACCATTTCTAACATTGGAAGTTTCGGAAATTTAATGGGAACTCCTATCATCCCACAGCCGCAAGTGGCGATTTTGGCAATTGGCGCCATTGTAAAAAAACCAGCAGTTTTAGAAACCACAGACGGAGACGTAATCGCGATTCGTCAACTGATGTTTATGAGTCATTCTTACGACCATCGAGTTGTGGACGGAAGCTTGGGCGGAATGTTCCTAAAACACGTACACGATTATCTCCAAAATTGGGATATGAATACAGAAATTTAA
- the lipB gene encoding lipoyl(octanoyl) transferase LipB has translation MNASQNKKIKFEELGLKNYLEAFEYQQSLMDEIIAIKIKNRENEDQEPETTPNYLLFVEHPHVYTLGKSGDEHNMLANESKLKEIDATFVKTNRGGDITYHGFGQLVGYPILDLDNFKSDIHLYMRNLEEVIIRTIAEYGLKGERSVGETGVWLDVGKPYARKICALGVKTSKWVTMHGFAININTDLRYFEYIIPCGIKDKAVTSLKRELEREFTTTEVEEVKEKIKKHFQDVFEAELF, from the coding sequence ATGAACGCTTCACAAAACAAAAAAATAAAATTCGAAGAACTGGGTCTTAAAAATTATCTTGAGGCTTTTGAATATCAACAATCTTTAATGGATGAAATCATTGCCATTAAAATCAAAAACAGAGAAAACGAAGACCAAGAACCCGAAACTACTCCTAATTATTTACTGTTTGTAGAACACCCACATGTTTACACTTTAGGAAAATCTGGTGATGAGCACAATATGCTAGCTAATGAGAGCAAACTGAAAGAAATAGACGCTACTTTCGTAAAAACCAATCGCGGTGGAGACATTACCTATCATGGTTTTGGTCAACTTGTAGGGTATCCGATTTTGGATTTAGACAACTTCAAATCAGATATTCATTTATATATGAGAAATCTGGAAGAAGTAATCATCAGAACCATTGCAGAATATGGTTTAAAAGGCGAAAGAAGTGTGGGCGAAACTGGAGTCTGGTTAGATGTAGGAAAACCTTATGCTAGAAAAATTTGTGCATTGGGCGTTAAAACTTCAAAATGGGTGACTATGCACGGTTTTGCCATCAATATCAATACAGACTTACGATATTTCGAATACATTATTCCTTGCGGAATTAAGGACAAAGCCGTTACTTCTCTAAAACGTGAACTAGAAAGAGAATTTACAACGACAGAAGTGGAAGAAGTAAAAGAAAAAATAAAGAAACATTTTCAAGATGTTTTCGAAGCGGAACTTTTTTAA
- a CDS encoding putative quinol monooxygenase translates to MNLHIVALFRFKENHLFDAIELLKKLVIETRKEEGCLQYDLVEDRENKGTFFLIELWETEEHHHLHAGTEHLFTFRQNAAPLMESQTEVYRGTKIF, encoded by the coding sequence ATGAATTTACACATTGTAGCATTATTCAGATTCAAAGAAAATCATCTTTTTGATGCGATAGAACTATTAAAAAAGTTAGTAATAGAAACCAGAAAAGAAGAAGGTTGCTTGCAATATGATTTGGTAGAAGACCGAGAAAATAAAGGTACTTTTTTCTTAATTGAACTTTGGGAAACTGAAGAACATCATCATTTACATGCAGGAACGGAGCATCTTTTTACTTTTAGACAAAACGCAGCTCCGCTGATGGAATCTCAAACGGAGGTTTACAGAGGAACGAAAATTTTTTAA
- the gyrB gene encoding DNA topoisomerase (ATP-hydrolyzing) subunit B, which yields MSQKQYTADSIQALEGIEHVRLRPSMYIGDVGVRGLHHLVYEVVDNSIDEALAGHCDTIAVTIHEGDGISVKDNGRGIPVDFHQKEQKSALEVVMTKIGAGGKFDKDSYKVSGGLHGVGVSCVNALSTSLIATVSRNGKLYQQKYSQGKALADVQEIGTSTSTGTEVFFQPDGSIFQELVYNYDTLAARLRELAFLNKGITITLTDERRKNEDGSFPTETFHSEGGLKEFVAYIDGNRESIMEHVIFMEGERDDIPVEVAMRYNTSFNENLHSYVNNINTHEGGTHLAGFRRALTRTLKKYADELGLPAKEKVEITGDDFREGLTAIISVKVMEPQFEGQTKTKLGNSEVSGAVDKIVGEMLTNFLEENPNEAKQIVQKVVLAAKARQAAKKAREMVQRKSPMGGSGLPGKLSDCSSKDPEISEIFLVEGDSAGGTAKQGRDRHFQAILPLRGKILNVEKSMLHKVYDNDDIKNIYTALGVSVGTEEDSKALNLAKLRYHKIVIMTDADIDGSHISTLILTFFFRYMKELIEQGYIYIAQPPLYLLKKGNKKMYAYNEKEREAKTLEMAPDGKGVEVQRYKGLGEMNPEQLWETTLNPENRILKQVTIESLAEADNVFSMLMGDEVPPRREFIEKNAIYANIDA from the coding sequence ATGAGTCAAAAACAATATACAGCAGACAGTATTCAGGCATTAGAAGGAATAGAACACGTACGTCTTAGACCTTCTATGTACATTGGTGATGTAGGTGTTAGAGGTTTGCATCACTTGGTTTATGAGGTAGTTGATAACTCTATTGACGAAGCTTTGGCAGGTCATTGTGATACCATTGCAGTAACCATCCACGAAGGAGACGGAATTTCTGTAAAAGATAATGGTAGAGGTATTCCTGTAGACTTTCACCAAAAAGAACAAAAATCTGCGCTAGAAGTAGTAATGACCAAAATTGGTGCAGGTGGTAAGTTTGACAAAGATTCTTACAAAGTTTCTGGTGGTCTTCACGGAGTTGGGGTTTCTTGTGTGAACGCACTTTCTACTTCACTTATCGCTACTGTTTCTAGAAACGGAAAATTATACCAACAAAAATATTCTCAAGGAAAAGCATTAGCAGATGTACAAGAAATAGGCACTTCTACTTCTACAGGAACTGAAGTTTTCTTTCAACCAGATGGAAGCATTTTCCAAGAATTGGTGTACAATTATGATACTTTAGCTGCTAGATTAAGAGAATTGGCGTTCCTCAATAAAGGAATTACTATTACTTTAACAGACGAAAGAAGAAAAAATGAAGATGGAAGTTTCCCAACTGAAACGTTCCATTCAGAAGGTGGTCTTAAAGAGTTTGTTGCCTACATTGATGGAAACCGTGAATCAATCATGGAACACGTAATCTTCATGGAAGGAGAACGTGATGATATTCCAGTAGAAGTAGCGATGCGTTACAATACTTCATTCAACGAGAATTTACACTCTTATGTAAATAATATTAATACGCACGAAGGTGGAACGCATTTAGCAGGTTTCAGAAGAGCTCTTACTAGAACTTTAAAGAAATATGCTGATGAACTAGGTCTTCCTGCAAAAGAAAAAGTAGAAATTACGGGTGATGACTTTAGAGAAGGTCTTACAGCGATTATCTCAGTAAAAGTAATGGAGCCTCAGTTCGAAGGGCAAACCAAAACCAAATTAGGAAACTCAGAAGTTTCTGGTGCTGTAGATAAAATTGTAGGCGAAATGCTTACCAATTTCTTAGAAGAAAACCCTAATGAAGCGAAGCAAATCGTACAAAAAGTAGTTCTAGCTGCAAAAGCAAGACAAGCTGCGAAAAAAGCTCGTGAAATGGTTCAGAGAAAATCTCCAATGGGAGGTTCTGGTTTACCAGGAAAATTATCTGACTGTTCTTCTAAAGATCCAGAAATTTCAGAAATATTCTTAGTAGAGGGAGATTCTGCAGGTGGAACTGCTAAACAAGGTAGAGATAGACATTTCCAAGCGATTCTTCCATTGAGAGGTAAAATCTTGAACGTAGAAAAATCTATGCTTCACAAAGTATATGATAATGACGATATCAAGAATATTTATACTGCACTTGGTGTTTCTGTAGGAACTGAAGAAGATTCTAAAGCTTTGAATTTGGCAAAACTAAGATATCACAAAATCGTAATCATGACCGATGCTGATATTGATGGTTCCCACATTTCTACGTTGATTCTTACGTTCTTCTTTAGATATATGAAAGAACTGATCGAGCAAGGATACATTTACATTGCACAACCTCCTTTATATTTATTGAAAAAAGGAAACAAAAAAATGTATGCTTACAACGAGAAAGAAAGAGAAGCAAAAACATTAGAAATGGCTCCAGATGGAAAAGGAGTAGAAGTACAGCGTTACAAAGGTCTTGGGGAAATGAACCCAGAACAGTTATGGGAAACGACTTTAAATCCTGAAAACAGAATCTTAAAACAAGTAACCATAGAAAGCCTTGCAGAAGCAGATAACGTATTCTCTATGTTAATGGGCGACGAAGTGCCACCAAGAAGAGAATTCATCGAGAAGAATGCAATCTATGCAAATATTGACGCTTAA
- the rpsF gene encoding 30S ribosomal protein S6 yields the protein MNNYETVFILTPVLSDAQVEEAVKKFEDFLKEHNCEIVTRENWGLKKLAYPIQLKKNGFYTLIEFKGEGTVVAGLETAFKRDERVIRYLTTKLDKHAVEYAVTRRAKLKTSKA from the coding sequence ATGAACAATTACGAAACTGTTTTCATTTTAACTCCCGTTCTATCTGACGCACAGGTGGAGGAAGCAGTAAAAAAATTCGAAGACTTTTTGAAAGAGCACAATTGCGAAATCGTTACCAGAGAAAACTGGGGTCTTAAAAAATTAGCTTATCCTATTCAATTAAAAAAGAATGGATTCTACACTTTGATCGAATTCAAAGGTGAAGGTACTGTAGTAGCAGGTCTTGAAACTGCTTTCAAACGTGACGAGAGAGTTATCCGTTACTTAACAACTAAGCTTGACAAACATGCAGTAGAATATGCTGTAACAAGAAGAGCTAAGTTAAAAACTTCTAAAGCTTAA
- the rpsR gene encoding 30S ribosomal protein S18: protein MAIDEMAKQASAGGESEVKFLTPLDITTKSEKKYCRFKKFGIKHVDYKDADFLLQFVNEQGKILPRRYTGTSLKYQRKVSAAIKRARHLALMPYVADLLK, encoded by the coding sequence ATGGCAATCGACGAAATGGCAAAACAAGCCTCAGCAGGCGGTGAATCTGAAGTAAAATTTCTTACTCCACTAGATATTACTACAAAATCTGAAAAAAAATATTGTAGATTCAAAAAATTCGGAATTAAGCACGTAGATTATAAAGATGCTGATTTCTTATTACAATTTGTAAACGAACAAGGTAAAATCTTACCAAGAAGATACACAGGTACTTCTCTTAAATATCAGAGAAAAGTTTCTGCAGCTATCAAAAGAGCTAGACACTTAGCTTTAATGCCTTACGTAGCAGATTTATTAAAATAA